In Festucalex cinctus isolate MCC-2025b chromosome 21, RoL_Fcin_1.0, whole genome shotgun sequence, one genomic interval encodes:
- the LOC144010494 gene encoding protein c-Fos-like: MHPDYSSDSSTSSCSTSASPGGDSLGCSSLHPSSPAADNEQDVDRGASDCLVPISPGRRRVSPSKGRGQTRSNQKPKTHGCKKGHKDKPSKEEDERRRIRRERNKIAAAKCRNRRRELIDTLQAETDQLEDEKSNLQSEIDELLKEKERLEQVLTLHESSCKLDKEDEDDVAMLSPESAAMAEVPGVPPAAAIFGNSDILLCASVDEDGNETLVDDLDDLVPSLEMEMEATTCEDGEAAGAFVPDIADLSGPLCLPDWETLYKSVVADDLGCLTGPLAASSGQSCGRFSFNLADMDALAEGGLDDSLNSPTLLAL, from the exons ATGCACCCGGATTATTCGTCGGACTCGTCGACATCCAGCTGCAGCACATCAGCATCGCCTGGCGGGGACAGTCTTGGCTGCAGCAGCCTGCATCCTTCCTCACCGGCAGCTGACAACGAGCag gaTGTGGACCGCGGTGCGTCGGACTGCCTCGTCCCCATCTCGCCGGGTCGCAGGCGCGTTTCGCCTTCCAAAGGCAGGGGCCAAACGCGTTCCAACCAAAAACCCAAGACCCACGGCTGCAAGAAAGGCCACAAAGACAAG CCTTCCAAAGAAGAGGACGAGAGGAGGAGGATTCGCCGTGAGAGGAACAAAATTGCCGCGGCAAAGTGCCGGAACAGGCGGCGGGAGCTGATCGACACCCTGCAAGCC GAAACTGACCAACTGGAAGACGAGAAGTCGAACCTCCAGTCGGAGATCGACGAGCTCCTGAAGGAGAAGGAGCGACTGGAGCAGGTTTTGACCTTGCACGAGTCCTCCTGTAAACTGGACAaggaggacgaggacgacgTCGCAATGCTGTCGCCCGAAAGCGCCGCCATGGCCGAAGTCCCCGGCgtcccgcccgccgccgccatcTTCGGCAACTCCGACATCCTGCTGTGCGCCAGCGTGGACGAGGACGGAAACGAAACCTTGGTGGACGACCTGGACGATTTGGTGCCCAGCCTGGAGATGGAGATGGAGGCGACGACGTGCGAGGACGGGGAGGCGGCCGGGGCGTTCGTCCCCGACATCGCAGACCTGAGCGGGCCTCTGTGCCTGCCCGACTGGGAGACTTTGTACAAGTCGGTGGTGGCCGACGACCTGGGATGTCTGACCGGGCCGCTAGCCGCGTCGTCCGGCCAATCGTGCGGCCGCTTCTCCTTCAACTTGGCTGACATGGACGCCTTGGCGGAGGGCGGCCTGGACGACAGTCTCAACTCGCCGACGCTCCTGGCGTTGtga
- the jdp2b gene encoding jun dimerization protein 2, which yields MMPGQIPDPSLAAGSLPCLGPLAGISATTLTDQLKLADFHQLGAMFSPLHFLGRLGKRPLTIKTEMDEDEERRKRRREKNKVAAARCRNKKKERTDFLQRESERLEMVNSDLKAQIEELRLERQQLMVMLNLHRPTCIVRTDSVKTPEGEANPLLEQLSADAK from the exons ATGATGCCGGGACAGATACCGGACCCTTCGCTGGCGGCGGGCTCCCTGCCCTGCCTGGGCCCGCTGGCGGGCATCTCGGCCACCACGCTCACCGACCAGCTCAAACTGGCCGACTTCCACCAGCTGGGCGCCATGTTCTCACCGCTGCACTTCCTCGGGAGGCTGGGAAAGAGGCCGCTGACCATCAAGACGGAG ATGGACGAAGACGAAGAACGGAGGAAACGAAGGCGAGAGAAAAACAAAGTCGCGGCGGCGCGATGCCGAAACAAGAAGAAGGAACGAACCGACTTCCTTCAGAGG GAATCGGAGCGTCTGGAGATGGTCAACTCGGATCTGAAGGCTCAGATCGAGGAGCTGCGGCTGGAGAGGCAGCAGCTGATGGTGATGCTCAACCTCCACCGGCCCACCTGCATCGTCAGGACCGACAGCGTCAAAACCCCCGAGGGGGAGGCCAACCCCTTGCTGGAGCAGCTGTCCGCAGACGCCAAGTGA
- the LOC144010491 gene encoding uncharacterized protein LOC144010491 encodes MNLNLWSTDAFYGTCLDEHMAQQLLHFEHHPTEAKSQDTFLEKRGETSVMPLASLYYSSGELQPSPAAEWSGHQAKRARVENIIRGMSSWPGGEINQDLVQRPAVSQKLNLLDALPEERQPMWNCSPDTTTRLADSYSEDENKKSGGYPGSKKTNFTNFSLKPEKVVADVLKYELSRAVSNSVDSIFKTIPLIKVSQKGTAKSFLNAHEKSLGCNEVQMIDVQTEALSLVVRNPQVEGFHHFRLTRDDQEPDKTRNVVRRDAKRSRSEFESGRAKSVKVRSQVQSRCPRSPSTHGTAAEPTLLETACFPRVKIESRGLLKSHLYILNEGLTTNHLKKAKLMFFYTRYPSSLVLKTCFRDVQFTRCIGSQLIKWFSNFREFYYIQMERFARHAVAEGPAHAGALSVGRESQLFRVLSMHYNKGGDFQVPNCFLEVAEITLREFYTAISSGKDRDPSWKKAIYKVICKLDADVPAQFKTYG; translated from the exons ATGAATCTGAATCTGTGGAGCACAGATGCATTTTACGGAACCTGCCTGGACGAACACATGGCTCAGCAACTCCTTCATTTTGAGCACCATCCCACCGAGGCAAAATCCCAAGACACCTTCTTAGAAAAACGCGGCGAGACGAGCGTGATGCCACTGGCCAGTCTTTATTATAGTAGCGGTGAACTGCAGCCATCTCCTGCTGCTGAATGGAGCGGCCATCAAGCCAAGCGAGCGCGGGTGGAGAATATCATCAGGGGCATGAGCAGCTGGCCTGGTGGGGAGATAAACCAAGATCTAGTCCAAAGACCTGCGGTAAGTCAGAAACTGAATCTTTTGGACGCTCTTCCAGAGGAGCGACAGCCAATGTGGAACTGTTCACCTGACACGACTACAAGGCTTGCGGACTCTTACAGtgaagatgaaaacaaaaaaagtggcgGATACCCGGGGAGCAAGAAGACAAATTTCACCAACTTTTCACTCAAGCCTGAAAAAGTAGTGGCAGACGTTTTAAAGTACGAATTATCCAGAGCTGTGAGTAACAGCGTTGActcaattttcaaaacaattcCGCTAAtaaaagtgtcacaaaaagGTACCGCCAAGTCTTTTCTAAACGCTCATGAGAAGTCATTGGGTTGTAATGAGGTGCAGATGATTGACGTTCAAACCGAGGCGCTTTCTCTTGTGGTACGAAACCCTCAAGTGGAAGGATTCCACCACTTCAGACTAACTCGTGACGACCAGGAACCCGACAAGACTCGAAATGTTGTACGTCGCGACGCAAAAAGAAGCCGCTCAGAGTTTGAATCCGGGCGAGCAAAGTCGGTCAAAGTCCGATCTCAGGTCCAGTCCAGATGCCCGAGGAGCCCGTCGACTCACGGCACCGCCGCGGAGCCGACGCTTTTGGAAACCGCTTGCTTCCCGCGCGTCAAGATCGAGTCAAGAGGCCTTCTCAAAAGTCATCTTTACATTCTGAAT GAGGGTCTGACCACCAACCATCTGAAAAAAGCCAAGCTGATGTTCTTCTACACGCGCTATCCGAGCTCGCTAGTGCTGAAGACGTGTTTCCGTGACGTGCAG TTCACTCGCTGCATCGGCTCCCAGCTCATCAAGTGGTTCAGTAACTTCCGAGAGTTCTACTACATCCAGATGGAGAGGTTTGCACGCCACGCCGTCGCCGAGGGGCCGGCCCACGCGGGGGCGCTGTCTGTGGGGAGAGAGTCGCAACTTTTCAGAGTCCTCAGCATGCACTACAACAAAGGTGGTGATTTCCag GTCCCCAATTGCTTCCTGGAAGTGGCTGAGATTACACTGCGGGAATTCTACACTGCCATTTCCAGCGGCAAGGACCGAGATCCATCGTGGAAGAAGGCCATCTACAAGGTGATCTGTAAGCTGGACGCTGACGTTCCAGCTCAATTCAAGACTTACGGATGA